The genomic interval TGACGGGTTATCTTTAAAACTTCTTTCCATGTATCACGGAATTCAACAACATAATTCAGTGCTTCCTCCAATGCTTGGCTATCATTCTTTATATTGGCTTCTTTCAGCTGATATTGAATGTATTCATATAATGGCATAATTTGCCGCGAAATGTCTACATTCATATCCAGTGTCACCATTAATTCATGAATGATGTTTTGCGATTTCTTAATATTTGTGTTTTTGGCTTCATAATTTTTATTTTCTAGATCCTGCATTGCCTGTCTGATAAATTTAATGCAGCCATTATACAATT from Lentibacillus cibarius carries:
- the fliS gene encoding flagellar export chaperone FliS; the protein is MAMSKAYQTYQNNSVNTATSGELTLKLYNGCIKFIRQAMQDLENKNYEAKNTNIKKSQNIIHELMVTLDMNVDISRQIMPLYEYIQYQLKEANIKNDSQALEEALNYVVEFRDTWKEVLKITRQQQYVKDGRV